One segment of Solanum lycopersicum chromosome 1, SLM_r2.1 DNA contains the following:
- the LOC101245287 gene encoding monothiol glutaredoxin-S10 gives MERVVKVASQKAVVIFSKSSCCMCHAIKRLFYEQGVSPLIYELDEDMNGRDMERSLLRLGCSPAVPAVFIGGRFVGSANTVMTLHINGSLKKMLKDAGALWL, from the coding sequence ATGGAACGTGTAGTGAAAGTTGCATCACAAAAGGCAGTTGTGATATTTAGCAAGAGTTCATGTTGCATGTGTCATGCAATTAAGAGGTTATTTTACGAGCAAGGTGTTAGCCCTTTGATTTATGAACTTGATGAAGATATGAATGGACGCGATATGGAGAGATCTCTCCTCAGGTTAGGCTGTAGCCCGGCTGTACCAGCCGTGTTTATTGGTGGTCGATTTGTGGGATCAGCTAACACTGTTATGACACTTCATATCAATGGTTCACTCAAAAAGATGCTTAAAGATGCAGGAGCTTTATGGCTTTAG
- the LOC109119298 gene encoding uncharacterized protein, with the protein MVDDNSTNERVEASEGGQLQNDLVLRLERKISQLEEEVSHMRDLAKLYISLGTRFGENINNPPNQTAMPNNPPIHISPPEPTRPNTFPPPHAQNTHVPFHHYHQHTKPTFPETTPNANIPYTLGNNNPNPIYVETAPLTHDLHESESHQKDILIKTLTERLNNLTNRVQHVKENKKLGGLSYEDLCMHPDVELPEGYKLPKFETFNGIGDPKTHLRMYCDKLVGVGRDERILMKFFMRSLTGEALSWYIEQDSRKWIK; encoded by the coding sequence ATGGTTGACGACAACAGCACCAATGAAAGGGTAGAAGCTTCTGAGGGAGGACAACTTCAAAATGATCTTGTCCTAAGACTTGAGCGCAAGATTTCACAATTGGAAGAAGAGGTATCCCACATGCGTGATTTGGCCAAGTTGTATATCTCTCTTGGAACCCGATTTGgagaaaacataaacaatccTCCTAACCAAACAGCCATGCCAAACAATCCTCCAATCCATATATCCCCACCTGAACCCACTCGTCCAAATACCTTTCCACCACCCCACGCCCAAAATACCCACGTTCCATTTCACCACTATCACCAACATACCAAACCAACCTTCCCAGAAACAACCCCAAATGCAAATATCCCATATACTCTTGGGAACAACAATCCCAATCCCATATACGTTGAAACTGCCCCTCTGACCCATGACCTCCATGAATCAGAGTCCCATCAAAAAGACATCCTAATAAAAACCCTGACTGAGAGATTAAACAACTTGACCAACAGGGTACAACATGTTAAAGAAAACAAGAAGTTGGGAGGATTGAGCTATGAGGATCTGTGCATGCATCCTGATGTAGAACTACCCGAGGGGTACAAGCTCCCAAAATTTGAGACGTTCAATGGCATTGGGGATCCCAAAACCCACCTACGAATGTATTGTGACAAACTTGTAGGGGTGGGGAGAGATGAGAGGATACTCATGAAGTTTTTCATGAGGAGTCTTACTGGGGAGGCCCTATCATGGTACATTGAGCAAGACTCGCGGAAATGGATAAAATAG